The Flavipsychrobacter sp. genome contains the following window.
AATTTACTACAGTCTGCAAGGTCCCAGTCGGCTAATGGGACTAATATTACCGAAAGAACATATAGTTACAATAACAACACAATAGTATCAGAGAAGCTGAATATTTGGAAAAATAACTCTTGGGCAGATAGCGAAAAAACAGACTATATATATCTTAATAATTTACTAACTAAAAAAGTTAGATCTACGTGGAGCAACGCTCAATCGGCATGGAGCTTATCACAAGAATATACTTTTAGCTATACTAACAATGGTCACCCCTTAACAATGACCAACACTGGATGGACCAATGGTTTTAAAAACTACTCTACAAAAGACAGCAACACCTATACAGGCAACAATATCCAGTACCAATTTCATGCTTCTGGCCCAACATGGGTTTATGATTTCAGAGACAGCTTTGCTTTCAATACCAACAACGACATTATATTTTGGCAAACAGAGAAGATAGACCAGTTTGGCAATTTAACAAACTATGAAAAGACCATTACTAATTACGATAATGCTCATAACCCTCTGACAAGGAAAAAATATACTTGGGATGGTGCAAAGTGGATAAACGAAGGGCCTCATAGCTCAGTAAAATACCACTATGGAAAAACAACATCAATAGCACAAATAAAAAACAACTCAACAATAATAGATATCTATCCTATACCGACTAACAACGTTGTTAACTACAAGATAAACACCAACAAAACAGGCAAGGCGACGTATACTATCACTAACATGAATAGTAAAATCTTACGACAATGGTCTGGCGAATTAAGCAAAGGGGAAAACGTCCATTCTATCCCTGTAAATGAACTCCCTACAGGCAACTATGTGCTACAATGCAGTCAAGCGGGGTCTGTTTCAGCAAAACAATTTGTGATTACTCGTTAATATATCTGTAAGCTCAATTACAACCTAAATAAAAATTGAAAGATTATATATAAATCGCCTCAATCAAAAAGCCGAATTATAAATTCGGCTTTTTAGTATTCAATAAAGTCTCCAATACTTATCGTTTAAATTTCAGCTTATTTTCTATCGCTGTGATCATGATGTTGGCTATATCTAAACCTGTAGCACTTTCTATCCCCTCCAGCCCTGGCGAAGAGTTTACCTCTAACAATAATGGACCTTTATTTGAACGAATAATATCAACACCAGCAACAGGTAGGTTGAGGATCTTCGCGGCTTTTATTGCCAACTTCCTTTCATCAGCGGTTATCTTCACTTTAGACGAGGTGCCTCCTTGATGTATATTGGCTCTAAACTCTCCTTTCGCCGCTTGTCTTTGCATAGAAGCTACTACCTTACCATTTACCACAAAACAACGGATATCCTGACCATTTGCTTCTTTGATATACTCTTGAACTAAAATATCTGTTTTCACACTTTTGAATGCGTTTATCACACTCTCCGCGGCTTTATTGGTTTCTGCGATAACTACTCCTCTGCCCTGCGTACTTTCTAATAACTTGATAATAAGTGGTGCTCCGTTTACCATCCTTATTAAGTCTTTGGTATCCAGCGGAGAGTTGGCAAAACCTGTTATGGGTATTTGAATGTCATTTTTAGCAAACAACTGTGTTGCAAAAAGTTTATCTCTTGACTGTGTTATAGCATCAGCAGAGTTTAAGCAAAAAGTCCCCATAGTATCAAACTGACGTAAAAGAGCGCAAGCATAAAAGGTTACAGATGGCTTAATACGTGGAATTATGGCATCAAACTCATCTATAACGTTACCTCCTCTATATCTTATTTGAGGTTCTTTTGCATCAAACTTCATATACGTTTGCTGCACATTTAAGAAAACCATGTCATGCCCTCTTGCCTTGCCTGCTTCTAGAATACGCTTGTTACTAAAAAGTTCAGGATTACTTGCCAGTACCGCTATCTTTAGCCCTTTCCTCTCTTGCCCAAAGTCATTATATTTTTCGTCGAGGTCTTCCTGCGTATATTCTGGTAGTAAGCTTGCTACTGAAGGATTTACTAAATAACGGTTATGTAGTGCTTCCCTACCCAATAGCATTCGAAACTCCATTGAGTCTCTATTGGCTAGTGTTAACTCAATTTCAAATGTATCTTCTCCAATAGTAATGAGCGCCTTTATAACAATTCGTTCCTCAGCTATACCTATAGAACTTTTTATAGACCTTTTTGCATGGACCCTAGACTCACAAATAATGCTAATACTTCTATTATCCTGGATTGGATTCACCTCAAAACGTACCCATTCCTCGGTCTTTTTATAAAAGACTTTGATATTATTAGCTTGTATAGAAGACGTTTTTGCGCCAGAGTCTACACGCGCTTTTATGGCAGGTATCCCTAGGGTTTCAAAAGAACACCACTCTTCACTTCCTATTATCTTTAAATTATCCAATGGTTCTTGTTTTATTGATAAGACTATAAAATTAATACCTCAATTATAAAACATCAAAGTTATATATAATAGACTTAGACTAGTATTACATCAAAATAAATTGCGAACAAATGCTCTTTAGATTAATCATGAAACTTAAGTATTTTCATCACATCATATTGCATAGAAAATCCTAGAATGAAAATAGTATCAGAGAAACAGCTCGACTTTATAAAAACGGAATACACTCAACTACTAAAAGAGCACACCAACAAGTACGATTTTGATAAAAAACAGCTACACCTATTTGAGAACCTAGTCATATTCTCTGATGACGAGCTATATAAAAAAATAAGAAGCGACCATTATCTATCCATGCCTGAATGTAATCGTACATGGAACAATTACTTTTGGCACTTGAGCTATTATACTGCGCTTGACAAGAATGGCTTTAGCCTCTCAAACAAAGAACTACAAGACAATAAAATATTAGATTTAATACACGAAAACTGCAATGCTACAGACATTCAACTAATAGAAGAATTTAAAGCCTTTGCTTGCAATTTTTCAGAACAGGACTATGTGAACTTCGACTATTTCCACCCTGTTATTACCGATGATGGCATCTCTATTTATTCTAAGGAGTTGCAAGAAATCATTGAGTTACTGGAAATAAAGAATTTCTCTTTTGACGAAGTTGACAATTTGATTGAAAATAATATTGACAACCCCAATGGAGAGCTTTTGATATTTTCAAGTCACCTAAACGATGAGACGTCATTAAAAATAGATACATACACCAATAGTGAAGACCAAATACACCCTGTAGACATATTGATCAGATGCCCTTATAAGCTACAATCACAAGTTGATGAATTGCTGGTGAAATGGTGGGAACATTTTTGGAACAGAATGGGACCATATGTTTCAATATCGCTAACCGATAAATTTGAAACGAATAGACTTTACAATCACCGAACAAGAATTATAAAATAAAAAAGCCGACTCTAATGAGTCGGCTTTTGAGTGCCCCAGGCGGGACTTGAACCTACCCCCTTTTTTACTATCATTTTTTTTCATGTCTTATACATTGTTTTTGAGTTATCTACAAATAAACATTTAAATAATAAAACTCTTTTTGGTTGTCCTTGTCCACCTGCTTGTCCGCCTAAAAGTAAAATGTGCCTTGTCTGTTTCTTTGTCCGCCTATCTGCCCAAATATATGTCCGTATTATTGTCTAAATTTTACAGCAATTGAATTATTACTTATTTCACTAAGAGATAAATAGAGAAGCAAACTATCTATTTGTAGTAGTTTTTTAGATAACTGACATAAGTATTACCTTCCTCTATTAATACTAGGTACCATTTATCTCTAATTCTATTATATGCAACCAACTCTAATATATTTTTTACTTTTTTTGAATATGAATCTTCATAAGTACCCATTACACACATATGTAATTTATAATGCTCTGGCAATATCCATTTTTCATTAGAACCTCCAATCCTTACAGTTGACCTAGGAGGAATACTAATGTTTTTTAGCTTACCTACAACTGCTGTATATAGAACACGATTATCTTTTGTCAATATGATATAGGCATTAAGATTGATATTGTTTGCTATAACGTTACCACTGTTACTTATTGGTAATTCAATAATCAACTCATTATCCTTAGTCTGATACTTTATTTTGTCATTATCAAGCTCAACTAAAGATTGTAGTGTATTGCCCTTTTTTTCAACTTCTGAATTAATTTCTAAAACATCTTTATGAGTTAAATTCAGCTTAATACCCAAACTATCAAGTTTGTAGTTTTGCTGGGCTTCTAACGAAGTAATTACCCCCATAAATGCAGCTTGTATACTATCCTTAGTTTTTCGAATTTTATCTAATTCATCTTGCTTTACTAAATCCTTATTATATACAATATAACCTAAGATAAATGCAACTATTGATAGCGATAGAAACAACCAACCCCATAGGTTGAATAGCAATAATATTTTTCTTAAACGAAGAGGGAACTTAGAAGGTTGAGCTAGAATATTTGTTTTTTCATTTTTCTCATACTTTAATTTTGACAAAACACCCATCAAAGAAAGTATTGCACCTATAAAGTATAATATGGCCTTTTCATTCATGGAGTGATATTAATATAAATATATAATAAATATCAAAAGGTTATAGCTAAAATATTATTGTGGTAGAGTTTTATGCTTGTCCGCCTTCTTGTCCACTTAGATTTCTTAAGTAAGTTCTAAAAACAGCGAAAGTCGCTTTAGTAGCGACTTTCATACTGTTAATTGAGTGCCCCAGGCGGGACTTGAACCCGCACTCGCATTGCTGCAAACAGGATTTTAAGTCCTGCGTGTCTACCAATTCCACCACCAGGGCGTCCATGCACTAGCATATGTTGTGCAAACAAAAAATTCCAAACACTGGGCTTGGAATTTCTTTAGAGCGGAAGACGAGATTCGAACCCGCGACCCTCACCTTGGCAAGGTGATGCTCTACCAGCTGAGCTACTTCCGCATATGTGTTAAGAACTTCGGGACTGCAAAGATACAGTACTCTCACAATTATACAAGCAGGTGAAGAAATTTTTATTTTTCTCATATACCTTTACCCGTGCAGAATATTGAATTCATAAAATATAATAGACTTACTTTTGTGTCCATGTTTAGCCAAATAGCCTCACTTATCCGTAAAGATCTACTTATAGAATGGAGGCAAAAACATACGCTATATGGTGTTCTACTCTATGTGAGTACTACGGTATTTGTTGTCTACATGATGTCGGGACAGCCTCAGGCTAGCATTTGGAATGCTCTATTTTGGATCACACAATTATTCATTGCGGTCAATTCTGTAGCCAAAAGTTTCTTACAAGAGTCTACTGGTCGCTTTAGATACTATAATACAATAGTTCGTCCTGATTATTTCTTTATAGCCAAAATGGTATACAGTACAGTATTGTTACTGTTAATGAGTTTGGTCAGCCTACTACTCTTCAATATTATGCTTGGTAGCCCAATAGTTCAAACAGGCTTGTTTGTACTAGTTACTGCGCTTGGTAGTATTAGCTTATCTGTAGTATTTACCTTCTTATCGGCTATTGCTGCTAGAGCACAGCAAAATGCTGCCTTAATGGCTATATTAGGCTTCCCTATTGTTACACCTATATTAATGATACTGAGCAGGCTTGCACTAAAAGCCGTTACCGATGTTTATCAACCCGGATGGTGGAGTTTAGCGCTTATACTTGCTGCACTAAGTATACTTACTATCATATTAGGATTAATACTATTCCCTTTTCTGTGGCAAGAATAATATTATCTACTACATTTGCAAAAAACAGATCAATACAATTATGCGTGAGTCTTGGTGGAAAATCCTATGTGTTGCACTCTTAGCCTATGCTATAATTGGAGGTTTACTATTACCCGTTCCTGCACGTTTTATACTGAACGAAACTATCCGTAATCTTTATTATCATGTACCTATGTGGTTTACAATGATATTGCTGTTCGGTGTTGCGTTCTATCATGCGCTTGTTTACTTACTTAAAGGGAATCTTGTTAGCGATATTAGATCGGCACAGTACACAAAGGTGGGTATCTTCTTCAGCATCCTAGGCATGGTTACTGGTATGGAATGGGCGCAATACACCTGGGGAGAACCATGGAGTAATGATCCTAAACAACTAGGAACTGCTATATGCATGCTTATCTACTTTGCTTACCTCATATTGCGTAGTGGCATAAAAGATGATGAGAAAAGAGCTAAAATAAGTGCTGTATTCAACATCTTTGCTTTTGCGCTTATGATACCGCTTATATTTGTATTACCTAGAATGGTAGATTCTCTACACCCAGGTAATGGAGGTAACCCCGGCTTCAACGCCTACGATCTAAACAGTAAAATGCGTATGGTTTTCTACCCCGCGGTCATTGGCTGGTTCTTACTGGGTTTGTGGATTGCCAACTTAAGAATAAGATATAGCTTGTTTATCTATAAAAAAGAAAATGCCTTTTTAATTGATTTGGAAAAAAAGATGAATAATGCGTAAACATTTCTTTTTACTTACACTTTTAACTTTATTTACATCTGTACTAGCTTTAGCTCAGGAATCGACACCAGAAATGGCGGACGTGATGAGAAAAGATGGAAAAATATACGTTGTAGTTTTAGTATTAGCCACTATCTTTGCTGGAATTATCTTTTTCTTAATAAGAATAGATAGGAAACTTAAAAAATTAGAGAATAACAATAACAGCTAATTCAATTATAATAATAACTCTATGGTAGAGAACGTAACTGCCGAAACAACTCACTACAGCTTTTTTGAAGGCGTTGAAAGCAACTTTGATAAAGCTGCAAAATACACTCGCTTTGAGACTGGTATACTAGAGCAGATAAAAGCTTGTAATTCTGTATACAGAATGAAATTCCCTGTGCGTATTGGGGAAAAGATCGAAGTAATTGAAGCCTATCGTGTACAACACTCTCACCACAAGCTACCTTGTAAAGGAGGGATACGCTTCAGTCTTGATGTAAATCAGGATGAAGTAATGGCACTTGCCGCATTAATGACTTACAAATGTGCCCTTGTAAACGTACCATTTGGTGGTGCAAAAGGTGGTATAAAAGTAAACCCGAGACAATACAATCCATTTGAAATGGAGAAGATTACTCGTCGTTATGCTTCTGAACTAGTTAAAAAGAATTTTATTGGTCCTGGTATCGATGTTCCTGCTCCGGATTATGGTTCAGGTGCTCGCGAAATGAGTTGGATCGCTGATACATATGCTTCTCTAAAACCTGGAGAAGTAGATGCATTAGGCTGCGTTACGGGAAAACCTATTACCCAAGGTGGTGTAAGAGGACGTACTGAAGCTACTGGCCTTGGTGTTTTCTATGGCATTAAAGAAGCCTGCAGTATTAAAGAAGATATGGACAAACTTGGACTAACTACAGGCGTTCAAGGAAAGAAAGTTATTGTTCAAGGATTAGGTAATGTGGGTTACCACGCTGCTAAATACTTCCATGAGGCTGGTTCTCTAATAGTAGGTATTGCAGAATATGAAGGAGGTATCTATAATGAAAATGGTCTAGACCTAGACAAGGTTGTAGAGCATAGAAAAGCAACTAAAAGCATCTTGAACTTCCCGGGTGCAATTAATATTGAGAATAGTGCAGAAACTCTTGAACAAGAGTGCGATATACTTATTCCTGCTGCACTAGAGAATGTTATCAACGCTTCTAACGCTGATAGAATTAAAGCTAAGATCATTGGTGAGGCGGCAAATGGTCCTCTTACTCCTGATGCAGATGATATTCTATTGAAAAAAGGTTGCATGATCATACCTGACATGTACTTAAACGCAGGTGGTGTAACGGTTTCTTACTTTGAGTGGTTGAAAAACTTAAGTCACGTACGTTTTGGCCGTATTGACAAGCGTTTCAGCGAAAACCAAAACACTACTATATTAAATTCAGTAGAAGAATTAACAGGAAAGAAAGTTTCAGATATTGAGCGTCAGCAGATCTTACATGGTCCTGATGAGGTTGACCTTATCTACTCTGGCTTGGAAGACACTATGATAGGTTCTTACCACGAGATCAGGGAAGCTATGAACGACCTAAACATACCTGATATGCGTACTGCTGCTTTTGTAGTTGCTATCAATAAAGTAGGTGTGGCTTACGAGGAGCTTGGTATCTTCCCATAGTATTCTGTCTTACAAATGATATATTCAAAGGTTACCCATATGAGGTAACCTTTGTTGTTTACAGCACTTTCCTACAGCCTTTTGCACCCTATTATAGTCAAACACGATAGCATTCTAGAAACTCATTATAGTTTTCATTTTCTAATGTCTTTGTTTTTGAATAATTTCGCGGGACTTAGAAATAATTATAATCACAATACAAACCACCTTTTGCATGGCGTTTAATCTTGATTTCATCAAAAAAGTTTACCAAGAACTTCCTGAAAAAGTAAATGCAGCACGCAACCTACTTGGTCGTCCGCTTACTCAGGCTGAAAAAATATTATACTCTCACGTATTCGACCCTGCTACTGTTGCTTACGAGCGTGGTAAAGACTACGTAAACTTTGCACCTGACCGTGTGGCGATGCAAGATGCTACAGCACAAATGGCGCTACTACAGTTCATGACATGTGGTCGTGACCAAGTAGCTGTTCCTAGTTCTGTACACTGCGACCACTTGATACAAGCTAAAGTAGGTGCTGATGCTGATTTGGCTACTGCAAATGATGTAAACAAAGAAGTATACGACTTCTTATCTTCTGTATCTGACCGTTACGGCATTGGCTTCTGGAAGCCTGGTGCTGGTATCATTCACCAAGTAGTATTAGAGAACTACGCTTTCCCTGGAGGTATGATGATAGGTACAGATAGTCATACACCTAACGCAGGTGGTTTGGGTATGATAGCAATTGGTGTTGGTGGTGCTGATGCTGTTGACGTAATGGCAGGACTACCTTGGGAGCTGAAAATGCCGAAACTAATTGGCGTGAAGCTTACGGGCAAAATGAATGGCTGGACATCAGCAAAAGACGTAATTCTTAAAGTAGCAGGTATCCTGACTGTAAAAGGTGGAACAGGTGCTATTGTTGAATATTTTGGTGATGGTGCTGATAGCCTAAGTGCTACTGGTAAAGGAACTATTTGTAACATGGGTGCGGAGATAGGCGCTACTTGTTCTCTATTTGCTTACGGCGATAAAATGGCAGACTACCTACGTGGTACTGACCGTGCTGATGTTGCAGACCTAGCTGAAGGTGTAAGAGAGCACCTACGTGGTGATGAGGAAGTATATGCAGACCCTGCTAAATACTACGACCAAGTAATTGAGATAAACCTAGATGAGCTAGAGCCGTATGTAAACGGACCTTTCACTCCGGACTTGGCAACACCTATCAGCAAAATGGCTGAGGCGGTAAAAGCTAACGGATGGCCTGATGCAGTAG
Protein-coding sequences here:
- a CDS encoding Glu/Leu/Phe/Val dehydrogenase, whose translation is MVENVTAETTHYSFFEGVESNFDKAAKYTRFETGILEQIKACNSVYRMKFPVRIGEKIEVIEAYRVQHSHHKLPCKGGIRFSLDVNQDEVMALAALMTYKCALVNVPFGGAKGGIKVNPRQYNPFEMEKITRRYASELVKKNFIGPGIDVPAPDYGSGAREMSWIADTYASLKPGEVDALGCVTGKPITQGGVRGRTEATGLGVFYGIKEACSIKEDMDKLGLTTGVQGKKVIVQGLGNVGYHAAKYFHEAGSLIVGIAEYEGGIYNENGLDLDKVVEHRKATKSILNFPGAINIENSAETLEQECDILIPAALENVINASNADRIKAKIIGEAANGPLTPDADDILLKKGCMIIPDMYLNAGGVTVSYFEWLKNLSHVRFGRIDKRFSENQNTTILNSVEELTGKKVSDIERQQILHGPDEVDLIYSGLEDTMIGSYHEIREAMNDLNIPDMRTAAFVVAINKVGVAYEELGIFP
- a CDS encoding heme exporter protein CcmB, translated to MFSQIASLIRKDLLIEWRQKHTLYGVLLYVSTTVFVVYMMSGQPQASIWNALFWITQLFIAVNSVAKSFLQESTGRFRYYNTIVRPDYFFIAKMVYSTVLLLLMSLVSLLLFNIMLGSPIVQTGLFVLVTALGSISLSVVFTFLSAIAARAQQNAALMAILGFPIVTPILMILSRLALKAVTDVYQPGWWSLALILAALSILTIILGLILFPFLWQE
- a CDS encoding T9SS type A sorting domain-containing protein, with amino-acid sequence MKTFVLLFTLSLASLSLEAQTRLIGYEDSSVFNGNLHVRSAQWNTFSGNRGTSFSFSTNDLPFKKYYFITKISHSDTTYGSFNDYMAPPYEDSTMQVNSYNANNNLQLSYQYIWNKSSSSWEPSQKDSLSYNSTNNLTSKHTYKYNKGNSSYTLNSINLFTYNNNLLQSARSQSANGTNITERTYSYNNNTIVSEKLNIWKNNSWADSEKTDYIYLNNLLTKKVRSTWSNAQSAWSLSQEYTFSYTNNGHPLTMTNTGWTNGFKNYSTKDSNTYTGNNIQYQFHASGPTWVYDFRDSFAFNTNNDIIFWQTEKIDQFGNLTNYEKTITNYDNAHNPLTRKKYTWDGAKWINEGPHSSVKYHYGKTTSIAQIKNNSTIIDIYPIPTNNVVNYKINTNKTGKATYTITNMNSKILRQWSGELSKGENVHSIPVNELPTGNYVLQCSQAGSVSAKQFVITR
- a CDS encoding CcmD family protein, translating into MRKHFFLLTLLTLFTSVLALAQESTPEMADVMRKDGKIYVVVLVLATIFAGIIFFLIRIDRKLKKLENNNNS
- the ccsA gene encoding cytochrome c biogenesis protein CcsA, whose translation is MRESWWKILCVALLAYAIIGGLLLPVPARFILNETIRNLYYHVPMWFTMILLFGVAFYHALVYLLKGNLVSDIRSAQYTKVGIFFSILGMVTGMEWAQYTWGEPWSNDPKQLGTAICMLIYFAYLILRSGIKDDEKRAKISAVFNIFAFALMIPLIFVLPRMVDSLHPGNGGNPGFNAYDLNSKMRMVFYPAVIGWFLLGLWIANLRIRYSLFIYKKENAFLIDLEKKMNNA
- the rimK gene encoding 30S ribosomal protein S6--L-glutamate ligase, with the protein product MDNLKIIGSEEWCSFETLGIPAIKARVDSGAKTSSIQANNIKVFYKKTEEWVRFEVNPIQDNRSISIICESRVHAKRSIKSSIGIAEERIVIKALITIGEDTFEIELTLANRDSMEFRMLLGREALHNRYLVNPSVASLLPEYTQEDLDEKYNDFGQERKGLKIAVLASNPELFSNKRILEAGKARGHDMVFLNVQQTYMKFDAKEPQIRYRGGNVIDEFDAIIPRIKPSVTFYACALLRQFDTMGTFCLNSADAITQSRDKLFATQLFAKNDIQIPITGFANSPLDTKDLIRMVNGAPLIIKLLESTQGRGVVIAETNKAAESVINAFKSVKTDILVQEYIKEANGQDIRCFVVNGKVVASMQRQAAKGEFRANIHQGGTSSKVKITADERKLAIKAAKILNLPVAGVDIIRSNKGPLLLEVNSSPGLEGIESATGLDIANIMITAIENKLKFKR